The proteins below come from a single Microcoleus sp. FACHB-68 genomic window:
- a CDS encoding NAD-dependent succinate-semialdehyde dehydrogenase, translated as MAIATTNPATGEILKTFEPLTDSEIEAKLARSQQAYQAYRHVAMAQRADWLKAAADILEHRREEFGKIMTLEMGKTLKSAIAEVEKCALVCRYYADNAAEFLADAPAATDASRSFVRYQPIGPVLAVMPWNFPFWQVFRFAAPALMAGNVGLLKHASNVPQCALAIEEIFLQAGFPEGVFQTLLIGSDKVANLMADDRVKAATLTGSEYAGASLAAAAGKQIKKTVLELGGSDPFIVLQSADLEAAVATAVTARLLNNGQSCIAGKRFIVANSIADEFEQRFVEKFKALRIGDPMDATTDIGPLATPDILKDLDSQVQNSIAKGAKVLTGGHPLSDRPGNFYPPTILTDFSPGSPAYQEEFFGPVALLFRVAGIDEAIELANSTSFGLGASAWTSDEAERERLIEELEAGAVFINGLVKSDPRLPFGGIKRSGYGRELSVQGIHEFVNIKTVWVK; from the coding sequence ATGGCCATCGCAACAACCAACCCTGCAACCGGGGAAATACTTAAAACATTTGAGCCGCTGACGGATAGCGAAATCGAGGCGAAACTCGCTCGCTCTCAACAGGCTTACCAAGCATACCGGCACGTAGCAATGGCGCAAAGAGCCGACTGGCTGAAGGCTGCTGCCGATATTTTAGAACACCGGCGCGAAGAGTTTGGCAAAATCATGACCCTAGAAATGGGGAAAACTCTCAAATCTGCGATCGCAGAAGTGGAAAAATGCGCCCTCGTCTGCCGATATTATGCCGACAATGCTGCTGAATTTTTGGCAGATGCGCCGGCAGCAACCGATGCCAGCCGAAGTTTTGTTCGCTATCAGCCAATCGGCCCCGTTTTGGCCGTGATGCCCTGGAATTTTCCCTTTTGGCAGGTGTTTCGCTTCGCTGCACCGGCATTAATGGCCGGCAATGTTGGCTTGCTTAAACACGCTTCCAATGTCCCCCAGTGCGCCTTAGCCATTGAGGAAATTTTTCTGCAAGCCGGGTTTCCCGAAGGCGTCTTTCAAACCCTACTGATTGGCTCAGACAAAGTGGCCAACTTAATGGCTGATGACCGCGTCAAAGCAGCCACCTTAACCGGCAGCGAATACGCCGGTGCGAGTCTAGCGGCTGCTGCCGGCAAACAAATTAAAAAAACTGTCTTGGAATTAGGCGGCAGCGACCCATTTATTGTCCTGCAAAGCGCCGATCTCGAAGCGGCTGTAGCCACTGCGGTAACAGCAAGATTGCTGAATAATGGCCAATCTTGTATTGCCGGCAAACGCTTTATTGTTGCTAACAGCATCGCAGATGAATTTGAGCAACGATTCGTAGAGAAATTTAAAGCATTGCGAATCGGCGATCCAATGGATGCTACAACAGATATTGGACCCTTGGCTACCCCTGACATTCTTAAAGATTTGGACAGCCAAGTACAAAACTCCATTGCCAAAGGGGCAAAAGTATTAACTGGGGGACATCCCTTGTCAGATCGTCCGGGCAATTTCTATCCCCCCACAATTTTGACGGACTTCTCACCAGGCTCACCGGCATACCAAGAGGAATTTTTTGGGCCGGTGGCGTTACTGTTTAGGGTTGCCGGTATTGATGAAGCCATTGAGCTAGCTAACAGCACGTCTTTTGGCCTGGGTGCGAGTGCCTGGACATCGGATGAAGCCGAACGCGAGCGCTTAATTGAGGAATTAGAAGCCGGTGCCGTATTTATCAACGGTTTGGTGAAATCCGATCCTCGGCTGCCTTTTGGGGGCATCAAGCGTTCTGGATATGGTCGGGAATTAAGCGTCCAAGGCATTCACGAATTTGTGAATATCAAAACAGTTTGGGTGAAGTAA
- a CDS encoding polysaccharide biosynthesis tyrosine autokinase: METAHNYQPSSPHSHTSQFQQLQPFYPADLQEPDDDELDLEQIWTIVRRRAVLIAGITTVVAAGALAWTLNQTPKYQGAFHLLVEPVISDQSQISGVSSALQTIGMGSVLPKQGLDYDSQVEVLQSPKQMAPIIQQLQSRYPKIDYRSLFGGMGQKGSLSIERLKKTKVLKVNYLDSDPEKIQFVLEQLAQGYLRYSLEDRKSDSRQGIQFIEDQLPQLRQRVDTLQQQLQQFRQQYNLIDPQVQGEQLAEQITTLQEDSLETQTSLAQQQLLFANLQQRLGLDPESALKASALTQSPRYQQLLNQLRDIETKIATEKARFTDNSPSIQALRDQQQNLLPLIRQEAQEVLGENISQSNTEVLRAPFQDSIRLGLASQLIDTANKIELLKVRNQAIGEAQGFFNQQVQQFPVMIRQYTDLQRELGVATATLNQLLGQREMLRVEAAKQDVPWELISEPKLVRNKKGKPIPAEPSVSKTFGIGIIGGLLLGLGAALLAERLNNVFHTPQELKDTTRLALLGVIPYSDQAMEVPRSRVLADSATKADFYYAGASPLIEAFRSLNANLRLLNSGNPIRSVVISSAAPADGKSTVAVNLAQAAAAMGQRVLLVDTDLRWPQVSSKMGLKNTPGLTEAITTNAAPADVMQQSPTEENLFVLTAGSIPPDPLRLLSSKKMQSFMEQWQAAFDLIIYDAPPLLGLADASLLAGHTDGILLVVGIGQTERSEVTQALDGLHTSGTPVLGVVANKASGYPMNAYYDHRRYPTAYQDQRSADPDAVPL, encoded by the coding sequence ATGGAGACCGCACACAATTATCAGCCATCATCGCCGCACAGTCATACTAGCCAATTTCAGCAACTACAGCCGTTTTACCCCGCTGACTTACAAGAGCCTGACGACGATGAGCTGGATCTAGAACAGATATGGACGATTGTCCGTCGTAGAGCCGTTTTAATTGCCGGAATCACCACCGTAGTGGCGGCGGGTGCCTTGGCTTGGACTCTCAATCAGACTCCTAAGTATCAAGGGGCATTTCATCTGTTAGTTGAGCCGGTTATTAGCGATCAATCTCAAATTTCTGGAGTTTCTTCGGCACTTCAAACCATTGGGATGGGGTCAGTCCTTCCTAAACAAGGCTTGGATTATGATAGCCAAGTGGAGGTTTTGCAAAGCCCCAAACAAATGGCTCCTATTATTCAGCAGTTGCAATCCCGATATCCTAAAATTGATTACCGTTCTCTGTTTGGTGGGATGGGTCAAAAAGGAAGCTTATCGATTGAGCGATTAAAAAAAACCAAGGTTTTAAAAGTCAATTACCTAGATTCCGATCCAGAAAAAATTCAGTTTGTTTTAGAGCAATTGGCTCAAGGTTATCTTAGGTACAGCCTGGAAGACCGCAAGAGCGACAGCCGACAAGGGATTCAATTTATTGAAGACCAACTGCCGCAACTGCGCCAGCGAGTAGATACGCTACAACAGCAACTTCAGCAGTTTCGCCAGCAGTACAACTTGATTGACCCTCAAGTTCAAGGCGAACAACTGGCTGAGCAAATTACGACGCTCCAAGAAGATAGCTTAGAAACCCAAACCTCACTGGCTCAGCAGCAATTGCTTTTCGCGAATTTGCAGCAGCGGCTTGGGCTAGACCCGGAGAGTGCGCTAAAAGCATCTGCGCTAACGCAATCACCGCGCTATCAGCAGTTACTCAATCAGCTGAGAGACATAGAAACAAAGATTGCGACAGAGAAAGCTCGGTTTACAGACAATAGCCCTAGCATTCAAGCGTTACGAGATCAACAGCAAAACTTACTCCCTCTGATCCGTCAAGAAGCCCAAGAAGTTTTGGGTGAAAACATTTCGCAGAGCAATACCGAAGTATTACGAGCGCCGTTCCAAGATTCGATTCGGTTAGGTTTAGCTAGCCAATTGATCGATACTGCCAACAAAATTGAGCTTTTAAAAGTACGCAATCAAGCGATTGGCGAAGCTCAAGGTTTTTTCAATCAACAAGTTCAGCAGTTTCCAGTCATGATCCGTCAGTATACGGATCTACAGCGGGAATTGGGAGTGGCCACTGCTACGCTTAACCAACTTTTAGGACAACGAGAAATGTTGCGGGTGGAGGCAGCGAAGCAGGATGTACCTTGGGAATTGATTTCCGAACCTAAACTCGTACGCAACAAGAAAGGCAAACCAATACCGGCTGAACCCAGTGTCTCAAAGACCTTCGGTATAGGAATCATCGGAGGCTTGCTGTTGGGACTGGGCGCGGCTTTGCTTGCAGAGCGGCTCAACAATGTGTTCCACACGCCCCAGGAATTGAAAGATACTACCCGATTGGCTCTGTTAGGAGTTATTCCTTATAGCGATCAAGCGATGGAAGTTCCACGATCTCGTGTACTGGCTGATTCAGCTACCAAAGCTGACTTCTACTATGCCGGCGCTTCGCCGTTGATTGAGGCTTTTCGCTCTCTCAACGCCAATTTGCGCCTCCTCAATTCGGGCAATCCCATTCGCTCTGTGGTTATTAGCTCTGCTGCACCGGCAGATGGTAAATCGACGGTGGCTGTCAATCTAGCGCAGGCGGCGGCGGCAATGGGACAGCGAGTATTACTGGTGGATACAGACCTGCGCTGGCCTCAGGTTAGTAGCAAAATGGGCCTGAAAAACACCCCAGGATTAACCGAAGCGATCACGACTAACGCAGCACCGGCAGATGTGATGCAGCAGTCGCCAACGGAAGAAAACCTGTTTGTCCTGACAGCCGGCTCGATTCCCCCAGACCCGCTGAGGCTCCTTTCCTCTAAGAAAATGCAGAGTTTTATGGAGCAATGGCAAGCTGCGTTTGACTTGATTATCTATGACGCACCGCCTTTGCTGGGTTTGGCAGATGCTAGTTTGCTAGCCGGCCATACAGATGGAATTTTGCTTGTTGTAGGTATTGGCCAGACAGAACGCTCTGAGGTGACTCAAGCGTTAGACGGATTGCACACATCTGGCACCCCAGTTTTAGGTGTGGTGGCAAATAAGGCTAGTGGCTATCCGATGAACGCGTACTATGACCACCGGCGCTATCCCACAGCCTATCAGGATCAGCGCAGCGCCGATCCGGATGCTGTTCCCCTTTAA
- a CDS encoding acetolactate synthase large subunit, with protein MNTAQLLVRCLENEGVRYIFGLPGEENIHVLEALRDSSIQFITTRHEQGAAFMADVYGRLTGQAGVCLSTLGPGATNLMTGVADANLDGAPLVAITGQVGTDRMHIESHQYLDLVAMFAPVTKWNAQIVRPSITPELVRRAFKRAQSEKPGAVHIDVPENIAAMPALGEPLSKGNLEKTYASFNSIEQAAELISQATNPLILVGNGAIRANASEALTEFATKLNIPVVNTFMGKGMIPYTHPLALWSVGLQLRDYISCGFDNTDLVIAIGYDLIEYSPKKWNREGKIPIIHIGAIHAEVDSSYIPKVEVVGDISDSLKEVMARANRQGKPEPYALELREEIRADYEQYANDDSFPIKPQKLIYDLRQVMGPEDIVICDVGAHKMWMARHYHCERPNTCLISNGFAAMGIAIPGAIAAKLVAPKQQVVAVTGDGGFMMNCQELETALRVGTAFVTIIFNDGGYGLIEWKQHNQLGHSDFVKFGNPDFVKFAESMGLKGYRIESTADFIPTLKEALAQSVPSVIDCRVDYRENLRFTQKAGELTCTI; from the coding sequence ATGAACACCGCCCAATTGCTAGTGCGCTGCTTGGAAAACGAAGGAGTGCGCTATATTTTCGGGTTGCCTGGGGAAGAAAATATACACGTTTTAGAAGCGCTGAGAGATTCTTCCATTCAATTTATTACCACACGCCACGAGCAAGGCGCAGCCTTCATGGCCGATGTCTACGGTCGCTTAACCGGCCAAGCCGGCGTTTGTCTTTCCACCCTTGGCCCAGGTGCGACCAACCTGATGACCGGCGTTGCGGATGCCAACCTCGACGGTGCTCCCTTAGTGGCAATTACCGGCCAAGTGGGAACGGATCGAATGCACATTGAATCCCACCAGTATCTCGATCTCGTGGCAATGTTTGCACCCGTTACGAAATGGAACGCCCAGATCGTTCGCCCCAGCATCACCCCCGAACTTGTGCGACGGGCATTTAAGCGAGCACAATCAGAAAAACCCGGTGCTGTTCATATCGATGTGCCGGAAAATATTGCCGCTATGCCGGCCCTTGGCGAACCCCTGAGTAAGGGCAACTTAGAAAAAACTTACGCTTCATTTAACAGTATTGAGCAGGCAGCCGAGCTGATTTCTCAAGCGACTAATCCTTTAATTTTAGTCGGTAATGGAGCTATCCGAGCCAACGCCAGTGAAGCGCTTACAGAATTTGCGACCAAACTAAATATTCCTGTCGTGAATACTTTTATGGGTAAAGGAATGATTCCTTATACTCATCCTTTGGCGCTGTGGTCGGTGGGCTTGCAATTGCGAGATTACATCAGTTGTGGCTTTGATAATACCGATTTAGTGATTGCCATTGGTTACGATTTGATTGAATATTCCCCGAAAAAATGGAATCGTGAAGGCAAAATTCCCATTATCCATATTGGGGCTATTCATGCTGAGGTTGATAGCAGCTACATTCCCAAAGTTGAAGTTGTGGGAGATATTTCGGATTCGCTGAAAGAAGTTATGGCACGGGCAAACCGGCAAGGCAAACCTGAGCCTTATGCTTTGGAATTGCGAGAAGAAATTCGGGCGGATTACGAACAATATGCCAACGATGATAGCTTTCCCATTAAACCACAAAAACTGATTTATGACCTGCGGCAAGTAATGGGTCCAGAGGATATTGTCATCTGTGATGTGGGTGCTCACAAGATGTGGATGGCGCGGCATTATCATTGCGAACGCCCCAATACTTGCTTGATTTCTAATGGTTTCGCGGCGATGGGAATCGCAATTCCGGGCGCAATTGCTGCTAAATTAGTTGCTCCCAAACAGCAAGTTGTTGCTGTGACAGGGGACGGGGGATTTATGATGAATTGCCAAGAATTGGAAACCGCTTTGCGCGTCGGCACGGCTTTTGTTACGATCATTTTTAATGATGGTGGCTATGGCTTAATTGAGTGGAAGCAACACAATCAATTAGGTCATTCAGATTTTGTTAAATTTGGCAATCCTGATTTTGTTAAATTCGCTGAAAGCATGGGGTTAAAAGGCTACCGAATTGAATCAACTGCTGACTTTATTCCAACGCTGAAAGAAGCTTTGGCTCAATCTGTGCCGTCGGTGATTGACTGCCGTGTTGATTATCGGGAAAATTTGCGCTTTACTCAAAAAGCTGGAGAGCTAACTTGCACGATTTAA
- the xth gene encoding exodeoxyribonuclease III, translating to MKIATWNVNSIRSRLEQVIAWLQVSNVDVLCLQETKVVDADFPRSDFENIGYHLYIYGQKSYNGVAIFSRQPMSEVSMGFVPVLGTEVEAFDEQKRLIAGTLNGVRIVNVYVPNGSEVGSDKYLYKLGWLKLLREYLKRAIDSNNQLCICGDFNIALEDRDIHNPKAFKNQIMASDLERQALRAVLELGLGDAFRKFTEEAGHFSWWDYRGGGFARNRGWRIDHLYLTPALYEQSVSCTIDTSPRKLVKPSDHTPVIVEI from the coding sequence ATGAAAATTGCAACTTGGAATGTTAACTCGATTCGCAGCCGATTAGAGCAAGTAATTGCCTGGTTACAGGTGAGTAACGTAGATGTTTTGTGTCTGCAAGAAACTAAAGTTGTCGATGCAGATTTTCCTCGTTCAGACTTTGAAAATATAGGGTACCACCTCTACATTTACGGGCAGAAATCCTACAATGGAGTCGCGATTTTCAGCCGGCAGCCGATGTCAGAAGTCAGCATGGGGTTTGTGCCGGTGTTAGGCACAGAAGTTGAGGCGTTTGATGAGCAAAAGCGCTTGATTGCCGGCACTCTTAATGGTGTCCGCATTGTTAATGTTTATGTCCCCAATGGTTCTGAAGTTGGCAGTGATAAATATCTCTACAAGCTCGGCTGGCTAAAGCTGCTGCGGGAATATTTAAAAAGAGCAATTGACAGCAACAATCAGTTGTGTATTTGTGGAGATTTTAATATTGCTTTAGAGGATCGAGATATTCACAACCCCAAAGCTTTTAAGAATCAAATTATGGCTTCTGATTTGGAGCGCCAAGCATTACGGGCTGTTTTAGAATTGGGCTTAGGGGATGCCTTTCGTAAGTTTACGGAAGAAGCCGGCCACTTTAGCTGGTGGGATTATCGTGGCGGTGGGTTTGCTCGTAATAGAGGTTGGCGGATCGATCATCTTTATTTGACGCCGGCTCTCTATGAGCAGTCAGTGAGCTGTACGATTGACACATCTCCTAGAAAGTTAGTTAAACCCAGTGACCATACGCCGGTGATTGTTGAAATTTAA